GGCGATCACGAGTTGTTGGAGCTGGCGCTGATTGAAAACGTTCAGCGGGAAGACCTCAACCCGCTTGAAGAAGCGCGAGCGTATCGCCGACTGATGGACGAGTTCGGCCTCACGCAGGAGCAGGTGGCCGAGAAGGTGGCGAAGGACCGCTCCACGGTGGCCAACACGTTGCGGCTCTTGCAGCTGCCGGACGAGGTCAAGGAGCACATCGGGCGGGGCCGCTTGTCGGCCGGTCACGCACGGGCGCTCATAAATGCCGGCTCGGCGGCTGACCAGCTGGCCCTCGCGCGCCAGGTGGTCGGTCGCAAGATGAACGTGCGCGACACCGAACACTTGGTGCGAACCCAGCGGCGAGCCGCCAGCGATCCCAACCACCGCGCGGTTGAAGAGCAATTGGCACAGGCGCTGGGAACCAAAGTGAAGCTGCACTTGCGGCGCGGGGGGCGTGGCAAGATCGAGGTCCAGTTCTTCTCGTTGGCGGAGCTCAATGGCTTGGTTGACCGCCTGGCGGGCACGTTTCGGGTCGCCACAAACTTTTGACAAGGTGGGGGGTGGGTGCTATAAGCGCCGCGCTTTTCTCCACCCCAGCCCACACAGGAGAGTGCGATGGCTTTGTTTGGAAAAGACGAACGCACGCAGCGTCCCGATGACTTTCACATGAGCCCCACTCCCCCCCTGCGCCAAGATGAGCGCCCTCTGCCGGTCGAGTCATCGGACGGCCAGGCGCAAACCCATCTCGGCAAGGGCAGCCGCGTCGAGGGCAAGCTGACGTTCGAAGGCAGCGTGCGCATCGACGGGCAGGTGGAGGGCGAAGTACAGGCGCAAGACACTGTGATCGTCGGTGAGTCGGCCGTGGTGTCGGCGCAGCTGATTGCCAATACGCTGATCATCAAAGGCAAAGTCAGCGGTGACATCACCGCGCGCAAGCGCGTCGAGCTCAGGGCGCCGGCCAAGCTGGTGGGGAACATCACGACGCCGAGCTTGGTCATCCAAGAAGGGGTCGTGTTTGAAGGCCATTGCTCGATGGGTAGTGCCGAGGCCAAGTCGGACAAGACGGACAAGAAAGTCGCCACCATCTTCCCCAAGGAGGCACGGGTCTCGTCGGAGGCGACCAAGTAGCACTTGCCCTCCTGAGCTTGTAGTTACCACGTTCCGTCCGTAGCGCCCCGGCGCCTAGCCAGGTTGTCGTACGTTGCAACGGACACCGCCGCGGCGGTGCGCCGAAGCGAAACCGGAGCGTGACATGAGCACATCATGCTGACGTTTCCACCCGATTTTTCGTTTGTCATCCAGATCGTGTCGTTCCTGCTCCTGTGGGCGGCGCTGAAGCGTCTGGCGTTTGACCCCATGCTGGAGGTGCTGGCGCAACGGGAGGCTCG
The Deltaproteobacteria bacterium genome window above contains:
- a CDS encoding polymer-forming cytoskeletal protein, whose protein sequence is MSPTPPLRQDERPLPVESSDGQAQTHLGKGSRVEGKLTFEGSVRIDGQVEGEVQAQDTVIVGESAVVSAQLIANTLIIKGKVSGDITARKRVELRAPAKLVGNITTPSLVIQEGVVFEGHCSMGSAEAKSDKTDKKVATIFPKEARVSSEATK
- a CDS encoding ParB/RepB/Spo0J family partition protein — encoded protein: MRKEDEGMERRALGRGLGALIPIGPMNGSEEKNAVLLSEITPSQFQPREVFDDTAIGELAESIRRKGVLQPLLVRRTPGGYQLIAGERRFRAAQRAGLERVPVVIRDAGDHELLELALIENVQREDLNPLEEARAYRRLMDEFGLTQEQVAEKVAKDRSTVANTLRLLQLPDEVKEHIGRGRLSAGHARALINAGSAADQLALARQVVGRKMNVRDTEHLVRTQRRAASDPNHRAVEEQLAQALGTKVKLHLRRGGRGKIEVQFFSLAELNGLVDRLAGTFRVATNF